One part of the Bdellovibrio sp. KM01 genome encodes these proteins:
- a CDS encoding N-acetylglucosaminyltransferase, with protein sequence MIYDCFAFFNELDLLEIRLNTLNDVVDRFVLVEATRTFQKKEKPLFFELNKERFKPFLHKIEHVVVDEYPNFFSKWRVPKTWDYDDHQKEGILHGLKKCQPNDVIIVSDVDEIPRPELVREYASKPGVKVFQQKLYYYYLNCFIKTYPEPIPLVDGYMPWYGTVMLNYQDIKTIKKTRLYRETRQNTDLVTIVPNGGWHFSYLGGAKKVIEKIEAYAHKEHNRDEFKDPKKVEDIIRKGGSLYGDKLDSQFVKIDDSFPKYVRDQKANLSELILE encoded by the coding sequence ATGATTTACGACTGTTTTGCCTTTTTCAATGAGCTGGATTTACTAGAGATTCGTTTGAACACGCTAAACGATGTAGTAGATCGTTTTGTTTTGGTCGAAGCGACACGAACATTTCAAAAGAAAGAAAAACCACTCTTCTTTGAATTGAACAAAGAACGTTTTAAGCCTTTCTTGCATAAAATCGAACATGTCGTCGTGGATGAATATCCGAATTTCTTTTCTAAATGGCGTGTTCCAAAAACGTGGGACTACGACGATCATCAAAAAGAAGGTATTTTACACGGGTTGAAAAAATGTCAGCCGAACGACGTGATTATCGTTTCGGATGTTGATGAAATTCCTCGTCCTGAGCTTGTTCGTGAGTACGCTAGTAAGCCGGGCGTTAAAGTATTTCAGCAAAAACTTTACTATTACTATTTAAACTGTTTCATCAAAACATATCCAGAACCAATTCCATTGGTTGATGGCTATATGCCTTGGTACGGAACTGTCATGTTGAACTATCAAGACATCAAAACGATCAAGAAAACACGTTTATACCGTGAAACTCGTCAAAATACGGATTTGGTGACAATCGTTCCAAATGGAGGCTGGCATTTCAGTTATCTTGGCGGCGCTAAAAAGGTGATCGAAAAGATCGAGGCGTATGCGCACAAAGAACACAATCGCGATGAGTTCAAGGATCCAAAAAAGGTTGAAGACATCATCCGTAAGGGTGGCAGTCTTTATGGGGATAAGCTTGATTCACAATTTGTGAAGATTGATGACAGCTTTCCGAAATATGTTCGCGATCAAAAAGCAAATCTGTCTGAGCTTATACTGGAATGA
- a CDS encoding glycosyltransferase, giving the protein MKHIVFLAEHLSFGGAERALVEILNHIDTQKYKVTLIIRDDFGEDNYLLKLVPNAVQVMFLYKKEEKYINKKNLNCFQRFHNYLRKKFPKYDLKIRFDEAFDLIGHIDLIIDFTSVLIKQAYYFRRYRKVYWIHGPKTHMDRIELAKFGMRLRSYDLVAAVSGHLKAEVEQLIPRLRGHVVTLYNPFDFSRIASSSVDETELSPDDLKLLNERYILAVGRFALEKDYQNLIKAFQILKSEGVNYKLFIIGDGTEKGNVEEFIKKNDMANDVILLGRRKNPYIWMKHSILFVHSANVEGFGLVIVEAMALGKAVVVTDSPVGPREILSNGDYGVLVPPKNPVAMAEGIRKLIKDPGLMNEYQEKSLQRAGQYSTDSVMPELYKMIDSLV; this is encoded by the coding sequence GTGAAACATATTGTATTTTTAGCGGAACATTTGTCTTTTGGGGGCGCCGAGCGCGCTCTTGTCGAGATTTTGAATCACATTGATACTCAAAAGTATAAAGTCACTTTAATTATTAGAGATGACTTTGGTGAAGATAATTACCTTCTTAAACTTGTACCGAATGCGGTCCAGGTCATGTTTCTTTATAAGAAGGAAGAAAAGTATATAAATAAAAAGAATTTAAACTGTTTCCAGAGATTCCATAACTATCTCCGTAAAAAGTTTCCGAAGTATGATTTAAAAATCCGTTTTGATGAAGCGTTTGATCTAATTGGTCATATCGATTTAATTATCGACTTCACTTCCGTACTTATTAAGCAAGCGTACTATTTCCGTCGGTATAGAAAAGTATATTGGATCCATGGTCCAAAAACACACATGGATAGAATCGAGCTTGCAAAATTCGGAATGCGTTTAAGAAGTTACGACTTGGTAGCCGCTGTAAGCGGACATCTAAAGGCGGAAGTTGAACAATTAATTCCTCGACTGCGTGGTCACGTCGTTACGCTATACAATCCATTTGATTTTTCTAGAATTGCATCCAGCTCCGTCGATGAAACCGAGCTTTCCCCCGATGATCTAAAGCTACTCAATGAACGATATATTCTGGCGGTGGGGCGTTTTGCGCTCGAAAAAGACTATCAGAATTTGATCAAAGCATTTCAGATTTTGAAAAGTGAGGGTGTTAACTACAAGCTCTTTATTATCGGAGACGGAACTGAAAAGGGAAATGTTGAAGAGTTCATAAAGAAGAATGACATGGCTAACGATGTTATTCTACTAGGGCGCAGGAAAAATCCCTATATTTGGATGAAGCATTCTATTCTTTTCGTTCATTCTGCAAATGTGGAAGGCTTCGGGCTAGTCATTGTTGAAGCGATGGCATTAGGAAAAGCAGTAGTGGTTACTGACAGTCCAGTTGGTCCACGTGAGATCTTGAGTAATGGTGACTACGGCGTTCTTGTTCCGCCAAAAAATCCTGTTGCTATGGCGGAAGGAATTAGAAAGCTAATTAAAGATCCCGGGCTTATGAACGAGTATCAGGAAAAGTCACTGCAGCGGGCGGGACAATACTCGACAGATTCCGTTATGCCTGAGTTGTATAAAATGATTGATTCATTAGTCTAA
- a CDS encoding glycosyltransferase 87 family protein: MINRNREISKYAFLFVVVAAFISNILKLVARPTTGWDHDIYCKAAEAWNAGLDPFITENLGLKLSYTYPVLFLSLYQYVCGIRFVFIYIDALLLIAITWLLVRKLSSDWVIATPFMLLGYNSAYSNVESGNLGIIEAFLLVLGIVAAINHKKWCSLFLVPMSFLKVVPAVMVIPLWLSNIKWKDRFVQVFIFICGVGSLVFANYFLSPGLFFSFIKQATGGYSNQHSPISEMDSNASNPTVIIFLKNLSIMIYSQFWLPVFLIFIVGLGCLTYWVWKSTIRFEKEPLYKICWSYLLILLWIPRLKPYALILLCVVMVPILSKLPKRFSISILLLTIFHRVINGTKTNPWWELISNNTAIYTMIAVLILMTLRWREHRFSIASTAEAK; this comes from the coding sequence ATGATCAATCGGAATAGAGAAATATCTAAGTATGCTTTTCTATTCGTTGTTGTTGCAGCCTTTATTAGCAACATCCTGAAACTCGTAGCAAGACCAACAACAGGATGGGATCACGATATATATTGCAAGGCTGCCGAAGCTTGGAATGCGGGTCTCGATCCATTTATCACTGAAAATCTTGGTTTAAAACTGTCGTATACTTATCCAGTGCTGTTTCTTTCTCTTTACCAGTATGTATGTGGCATTAGATTTGTATTTATATACATAGATGCGTTACTGCTTATTGCCATAACGTGGCTTTTGGTTAGAAAGCTATCTAGTGATTGGGTGATTGCAACGCCGTTTATGTTGTTGGGATATAATTCTGCATATTCGAATGTTGAATCTGGAAACCTAGGCATTATCGAAGCATTTCTATTAGTTTTGGGGATAGTCGCAGCGATCAATCATAAGAAATGGTGTTCGCTATTTTTAGTTCCGATGTCCTTTTTAAAAGTTGTCCCGGCGGTTATGGTAATACCTTTATGGCTTTCCAACATTAAGTGGAAGGACCGTTTCGTACAGGTTTTCATATTTATTTGTGGGGTAGGAAGTTTAGTTTTTGCAAACTACTTTCTTTCTCCAGGTCTGTTCTTTTCATTTATTAAGCAGGCGACGGGTGGATATTCGAATCAGCACAGTCCCATTAGTGAGATGGATTCGAATGCATCGAATCCAACGGTTATTATATTTTTAAAAAATCTTTCCATTATGATTTACAGTCAATTTTGGTTGCCAGTATTCTTGATCTTTATTGTAGGGTTGGGTTGCTTAACTTATTGGGTTTGGAAAAGTACGATTCGATTTGAAAAGGAGCCACTTTATAAAATATGTTGGAGTTATCTCCTTATTTTGTTATGGATTCCTCGCCTTAAGCCCTACGCTCTGATTCTTCTTTGTGTGGTAATGGTGCCGATTTTATCAAAACTGCCTAAGAGGTTTTCTATTTCAATTTTATTGCTGACGATTTTTCACCGTGTCATTAACGGAACCAAAACGAATCCTTGGTGGGAGCTCATTTCAAATAACACGGCGATTTATACGATGATTGCCGTTCTGATTCTTATGACTCTTCGTTGGCGCGAACATCGGTTTTCAATTGCTTCGACTGCTGAAGCCAAATAA
- a CDS encoding O-antigen ligase has product MTTVLTKTPPKSSLFWLVLINLGIVLDLLNYHAVDIIFTLAFIVGIAEAIKQRNPTWNRKFFLTWNTFNIFVIVFILASALGYFFGTPATDNLLKNVLALRWVFSFYACVYIGFKLHETKIDFKFSYIVILICMIYLFTKHYLDTNTFINFDKRLQGHFDNTNHLALALILIWSYILANLLYEKVRTNQILASVSLLSVTIALMATYSRTSWIGAIAATFISLVLTKHKAMLKASLGMAIMAVVAFFTNTLGIQDRILYSFDTSTNGAQVSRLIAWKVNWHIFLDHPIFGVGLERAAKFYPEYYKAIGYGDAMVVGNAHNQYFQILSGAGIIGFVSYLATLVMGLIYFYKTFKRSSGPEQKVALGGLLVLCAFMISSLTDTPFRLQECRNYLFLILGTAFGYLNYTKVTDETISKA; this is encoded by the coding sequence ATGACAACAGTACTAACAAAAACTCCCCCTAAGTCGTCCCTTTTCTGGCTAGTCCTCATTAACTTAGGGATTGTTCTGGATTTATTGAATTATCACGCAGTGGACATTATTTTCACATTGGCCTTCATTGTCGGTATTGCTGAAGCTATTAAACAAAGAAATCCGACTTGGAATCGTAAATTCTTTCTGACATGGAATACATTCAACATTTTTGTGATCGTATTCATACTGGCTTCTGCTTTAGGATATTTTTTCGGCACTCCAGCTACGGACAACTTATTAAAGAATGTCTTAGCATTGCGATGGGTATTTTCTTTTTACGCCTGTGTTTATATTGGCTTCAAACTTCATGAAACCAAGATCGACTTCAAATTCTCGTATATCGTCATTTTGATCTGCATGATCTATCTATTTACAAAACATTATCTCGATACGAATACCTTTATCAATTTTGATAAAAGACTACAGGGCCATTTCGACAATACGAACCACCTAGCACTAGCGCTTATATTGATTTGGTCTTACATTCTAGCTAATTTACTTTACGAGAAAGTACGCACTAACCAAATTCTTGCATCAGTAAGCCTCTTGTCAGTTACAATAGCTTTAATGGCGACCTATTCACGCACATCTTGGATTGGTGCAATCGCAGCCACATTTATTTCGCTTGTATTAACTAAACATAAGGCAATGCTGAAAGCCTCTTTAGGCATGGCTATCATGGCCGTTGTCGCGTTCTTTACGAACACCCTAGGAATCCAAGACAGAATTCTCTATTCATTTGATACTTCAACAAATGGAGCCCAAGTAAGTCGTTTAATAGCCTGGAAAGTAAACTGGCACATCTTTTTAGATCACCCGATTTTTGGAGTCGGACTAGAAAGAGCTGCAAAGTTCTACCCTGAATACTACAAAGCTATAGGTTATGGTGATGCTATGGTCGTCGGAAATGCACACAATCAATATTTTCAGATTTTGTCCGGAGCGGGCATCATTGGGTTTGTGAGCTATTTAGCGACACTAGTAATGGGACTTATTTATTTCTATAAAACATTCAAAAGATCTTCAGGCCCAGAACAAAAAGTAGCTCTAGGCGGACTTCTCGTACTATGTGCATTTATGATTTCTTCGTTGACTGACACTCCTTTTAGATTGCAAGAATGTCGAAATTACCTATTCCTTATCCTAGGCACCGCTTTTGGATACTTGAACTACACGAAAGTAACAGATGAAACTATCAGCAAGGCTTAA
- a CDS encoding SDR family oxidoreductase has product MKKILIIGATSAIAQEVAKIYATQKHELILWGRNSQMLTAISQDLTVRGASKVSVIAHDLNDFSRHEEFVTNIWKDSKTIDIALLAHGVLGDPRKAETTQSELFKLLNSNFVSHASLLAFISTEMIHQGHGTIAVISSVAGDRGKQSNYVYGSAKAGMTAYVDGLRNRLFKTGVHVLNLKLGPVDTPMTKDHKKGPLFGKAPQVGAGIVTAIEKKKNTVYLPFFWRYIMWIICSIPESIFKKLSL; this is encoded by the coding sequence ATGAAAAAGATCCTAATCATTGGTGCCACATCAGCAATTGCACAAGAAGTGGCAAAAATATATGCAACTCAAAAGCACGAATTGATTTTATGGGGGAGAAACTCCCAGATGCTAACAGCAATCTCCCAAGACCTCACAGTTCGCGGCGCTAGCAAGGTTTCAGTTATTGCTCATGATTTAAATGACTTTTCTCGCCACGAGGAATTCGTTACGAATATTTGGAAAGACTCAAAAACAATAGACATCGCACTTTTAGCCCATGGAGTCTTAGGTGACCCAAGAAAAGCTGAAACGACTCAGTCGGAGCTTTTCAAGCTTCTAAATAGCAATTTTGTTAGCCACGCCTCTTTACTGGCATTTATCTCAACAGAGATGATTCATCAAGGTCATGGTACTATCGCCGTTATTTCGTCAGTGGCTGGCGATCGTGGCAAACAGTCTAACTATGTCTATGGATCAGCTAAAGCCGGAATGACGGCGTATGTGGACGGGCTGAGAAATCGGCTTTTCAAAACAGGGGTTCATGTCCTAAATTTGAAATTAGGCCCTGTCGATACGCCAATGACTAAAGACCATAAAAAAGGACCTCTTTTCGGAAAAGCTCCTCAAGTGGGTGCCGGGATAGTTACCGCAATCGAAAAGAAAAAGAATACAGTCTACCTTCCATTCTTTTGGCGCTATATCATGTGGATTATCTGCTCCATTCCAGAATCTATTTTCAAAAAACTAAGTCTATAA
- a CDS encoding FAD-binding oxidoreductase encodes MMLLPSWGLYPKVQNQASQALESRFASLPLPDSTILPRGLGRSYGDSCLNNGGTLICSNYLNKFISFSSETGLIRCEAGVTFEDVIKLAVPKGWFLPVTPGTKFVTVGGAIANDVHGKNHHKSGNFGNHVTQFELLRSTGERLLCSRNSNPELFKATIGGLGLTGFITWAEFQLIKIDSSWVDQEQIQYHNLNDFFAIAEESEENFDYTVSWVDCVSSSDVRGIFIRGNFANAQSEDNFKLHKEKSLKNVPVFLPEQTLNRFSIRAFNELYFHKNISSHKAGLVHYEPFFYPLDSIHNWNRIYGKRGFLQYQFVVPYKNDAGAALNEIFQVLKKSQMGSFLAVLKTFGNLQPEGLMSFPKEGVTLALDFANYGDSLLKVLETCDSIVRSANGSVYPAKDARMSKQSFSTFYPQIESFEKHIDPKFSSSFWRRVR; translated from the coding sequence ATGATGCTTTTACCAAGCTGGGGGCTATACCCAAAAGTACAAAATCAGGCATCTCAAGCTCTAGAGAGTCGTTTTGCATCTTTGCCTCTGCCCGATTCTACTATTTTACCAAGAGGCCTTGGGCGCTCGTATGGGGACTCATGCCTTAACAACGGCGGAACATTAATTTGCTCGAACTACCTTAATAAGTTTATCTCATTTAGTTCCGAGACAGGACTTATTCGTTGTGAGGCCGGAGTTACATTTGAGGATGTCATCAAATTGGCTGTACCCAAAGGATGGTTTTTGCCCGTCACCCCGGGTACTAAATTCGTCACTGTGGGCGGCGCAATCGCAAATGACGTTCACGGAAAGAATCATCACAAATCTGGCAACTTTGGTAATCACGTCACTCAGTTTGAACTTCTCCGCTCGACGGGTGAGCGCCTTCTTTGCTCAAGGAATAGTAACCCAGAGTTGTTTAAAGCAACGATTGGTGGTTTAGGCCTTACCGGCTTTATCACATGGGCGGAGTTTCAATTGATCAAAATCGATTCTTCTTGGGTCGACCAGGAACAAATTCAATATCACAATTTGAATGATTTTTTTGCAATTGCCGAAGAGTCCGAAGAGAATTTCGACTATACGGTTTCATGGGTAGACTGCGTTAGCAGCTCAGATGTCAGAGGTATTTTCATTCGTGGAAACTTCGCGAATGCTCAATCGGAAGATAATTTTAAACTTCACAAAGAAAAAAGCCTTAAAAATGTTCCCGTTTTCTTACCCGAACAAACATTAAATCGCTTTTCAATCCGCGCTTTCAACGAACTGTATTTTCATAAAAATATTTCGTCACACAAAGCGGGACTAGTCCACTATGAACCTTTCTTTTATCCATTAGATTCAATTCATAACTGGAATCGCATCTATGGCAAACGTGGATTCTTACAGTATCAATTTGTTGTTCCTTACAAAAACGACGCGGGTGCCGCTCTTAATGAAATTTTTCAAGTATTAAAAAAATCTCAAATGGGTTCCTTCCTTGCCGTCTTAAAGACTTTTGGAAACCTTCAACCCGAAGGCCTTATGTCATTTCCGAAAGAAGGCGTCACGCTGGCATTGGATTTTGCAAACTATGGGGATTCCCTTTTAAAAGTACTTGAAACTTGCGACAGCATCGTAAGATCTGCGAATGGTTCCGTTTATCCAGCGAAGGATGCGCGGATGTCGAAACAAAGTTTCTCAACATTTTATCCTCAGATCGAAAGCTTCGAAAAGCATATCGATCCTAAGTTCTCATCTAGTTTTTGGAGACGTGTAAGATGA
- a CDS encoding UbiA family prenyltransferase gives MKNVMVCDLDDCLIKTDLLYEQWVILFKMSPLLFIKSFFWLLKGRAHFKTKLAHHVPVKAKLLPYRQNVLDLLKVAKSEGKELVLASASPNSWVQDVANHLDIFNRSFGSTDHKNYKGTGKLSAIKEALGDQNFAYLGDHEADLKIWKDAQEIIAVNPSARLRRKIEQLNKPTQYIYDNKVSTLRLIVKQMRPHQWIKNALVFLPALAGHKIFDINVIIQCLCAFAGFSLAASFVYVLNDLLDLNSDRNHHTKKNRPFASGNLSIKWGLILLPSLLVGSALFAAPLPTLYSVWIATYLVLNVAYSLYLKQSVVVDIIILSMMYTLRIFAGSEATSVPVSEWLLSFSTLFFFSLACVKRYTEIIRSKNKLTIDGRGYRQIDYSMIQSLGVGSGLISILIILLYLQSKEVRALYTHAQNLWFSTPVLLFWISRIWILTNRDEVHDDPVVFAVKDKVSWACFALLAIILGISV, from the coding sequence ATGAAAAATGTGATGGTTTGCGATTTGGATGACTGCCTAATAAAAACTGATTTGCTTTACGAGCAATGGGTTATCCTGTTCAAAATGAGCCCTCTGTTGTTTATTAAGAGTTTTTTCTGGCTACTTAAAGGTAGGGCTCATTTCAAAACCAAGTTGGCACATCATGTGCCCGTAAAAGCCAAACTCCTACCATACCGCCAAAACGTTTTGGATCTTTTGAAGGTGGCAAAATCTGAGGGCAAAGAGCTTGTTCTTGCCTCAGCAAGCCCAAACTCTTGGGTACAGGACGTTGCCAACCATCTGGATATTTTTAATCGCTCATTTGGATCCACAGATCATAAAAACTACAAGGGAACGGGCAAGCTATCCGCTATCAAAGAAGCCTTGGGAGATCAGAATTTTGCATATTTGGGAGACCATGAAGCAGATTTGAAAATTTGGAAGGACGCTCAAGAAATTATTGCAGTAAATCCGTCTGCCCGACTACGTAGAAAAATTGAGCAACTGAACAAACCTACCCAATATATTTACGATAACAAAGTTAGCACTCTACGATTAATCGTTAAACAAATGCGTCCACACCAGTGGATTAAAAATGCCTTAGTTTTTCTTCCTGCCCTTGCCGGACACAAAATTTTCGACATCAATGTAATCATCCAGTGCCTTTGTGCTTTTGCTGGATTTAGCCTTGCGGCCTCTTTCGTATACGTCCTTAACGATCTTTTAGATCTTAACTCCGATCGCAATCATCACACAAAAAAGAACCGCCCATTTGCTTCCGGGAATCTTTCGATCAAATGGGGACTAATCCTGCTTCCAAGTTTGTTAGTGGGATCAGCACTGTTCGCGGCTCCCTTGCCAACCCTCTACTCAGTTTGGATCGCAACCTATTTGGTACTAAATGTTGCTTACTCTCTCTACCTAAAACAGTCTGTCGTTGTAGACATCATTATCCTTTCAATGATGTACACTTTACGTATTTTCGCAGGATCAGAGGCAACGAGTGTTCCCGTTTCAGAATGGCTTCTGAGCTTTTCGACTTTATTCTTTTTCAGTTTAGCCTGCGTGAAACGTTATACTGAGATCATTCGCAGCAAAAACAAACTAACGATTGATGGCCGTGGCTATCGTCAAATTGATTACTCAATGATCCAATCATTGGGAGTTGGCTCAGGCCTTATCTCAATTCTTATAATTTTACTTTATCTTCAGAGTAAAGAAGTTCGCGCATTATATACTCATGCCCAAAACCTTTGGTTTTCGACGCCCGTACTTTTGTTTTGGATTTCGCGCATTTGGATATTAACAAATCGTGATGAAGTTCACGACGATCCTGTCGTTTTCGCCGTTAAAGATAAAGTGAGCTGGGCCTGTTTTGCTCTATTAGCTATAATTCTCGGAATTTCCGTATGA
- a CDS encoding methionyl-tRNA formyltransferase translates to MKIGIFSLGQKGFSVVEALSKCLKDGHTVVVVVGKDHNVLSDYSLETITLCEKLGLRFEVGNTFNMQAENCDLVFAAGWRWMIRDIPQDILIVFHDSLLPRYRGFAPLVNSLLNRESEVGVTALYGGEKFDTGNIIAQQRMKIEYPTFIHHEIQRISKMYGELAAHVYNIMIMQNNRPSGVVQNEDHATYSLWRDDDDYRIDWSLDATEIAHFVSCVGYPYLGACSKVGAEKYRILEVVVVPDVKVENRSSGKVIFIESGMPIVVCGSGLLRIEKMVSEDGERVNWNKIRTRFT, encoded by the coding sequence GTGAAAATCGGCATTTTTTCATTAGGGCAAAAGGGTTTTTCTGTTGTTGAGGCTCTGTCTAAGTGTCTTAAAGATGGACATACCGTCGTTGTGGTAGTCGGAAAAGATCACAACGTTCTGTCAGATTATTCTCTAGAGACAATTACGTTGTGTGAAAAGCTTGGATTGAGGTTTGAAGTCGGTAATACGTTTAATATGCAAGCTGAGAATTGTGATTTAGTTTTTGCAGCTGGTTGGAGATGGATGATTCGAGACATTCCTCAAGATATATTGATTGTGTTTCATGACTCACTTTTGCCGAGATATCGTGGTTTTGCTCCTTTAGTGAATAGCTTGCTTAATAGAGAGAGCGAGGTAGGTGTCACTGCATTATACGGCGGTGAAAAGTTTGATACAGGAAACATTATTGCGCAACAGAGAATGAAAATCGAATACCCGACATTCATTCATCACGAGATCCAAAGAATTAGCAAAATGTACGGTGAGCTAGCGGCACATGTCTATAATATCATGATTATGCAGAATAATAGACCTTCGGGCGTGGTTCAGAATGAGGATCATGCAACTTATAGTCTTTGGCGTGATGATGACGACTATCGTATCGATTGGTCACTTGACGCAACTGAGATAGCACATTTTGTTTCGTGTGTTGGTTATCCGTATTTGGGCGCTTGTTCTAAAGTCGGAGCCGAAAAATATCGGATTTTGGAGGTCGTAGTTGTTCCCGACGTGAAAGTTGAGAATAGATCAAGTGGAAAAGTTATTTTTATTGAAAGTGGAATGCCGATTGTTGTGTGTGGATCAGGTTTGCTACGAATCGAGAAGATGGTCAGCGAGGATGGGGAACGCGTTAATTGGAATAAAATTAGAACGCGATTTACCTAA
- a CDS encoding glycosyltransferase family 4 protein produces the protein MNIAIVSLDNSDRILAGGKHVHQQLLKKALQKQGHSVFMIFPKRTLVFLVGRIILAILTKLHLLNRSFSYTWTLKCYCKSLSRQLMLVSQEINVVFAQDPVSAVAAGHVLTNAVPMVMTLHGYLARESVNYGNYSADEQKKVTKEALWYERESLKFARRVITVDSKIKSYLSEFFDSQKPVTVLKNAVNPELFRLLDSNSSKILKNELGLPENKEIVLVPRRLVRKNGVDIAIRACAELKKKNISYYFVVIGGGPEHSNLSDLIRQLGLSSEDIVLKGDTNHDLAIKYYEVADVVLVPSVVRDGVEEATSLSMLEGMAARKVVVVSAIGGMKEVIVNKINGFSFEQGNVGELTKLLIGLKKLTNEERSKIADRGYHDVCEHHHYERHAESYLLEFEKSK, from the coding sequence ATGAATATTGCAATCGTTTCTTTAGATAATTCGGATCGTATTCTCGCTGGTGGTAAGCACGTACATCAGCAGTTGCTGAAGAAGGCTTTGCAGAAGCAAGGTCATTCCGTTTTCATGATCTTTCCCAAAAGAACGTTGGTCTTTTTGGTTGGAAGAATTATTTTGGCAATTTTGACGAAGTTGCATTTATTAAATCGGTCTTTTAGTTACACTTGGACTCTGAAATGTTATTGCAAAAGCTTAAGTCGGCAGTTGATGTTAGTATCGCAGGAAATTAATGTGGTGTTTGCGCAAGACCCAGTTTCTGCCGTTGCTGCTGGCCATGTCTTAACGAATGCAGTTCCAATGGTAATGACATTGCATGGTTACCTAGCTCGTGAGTCGGTAAACTACGGAAATTATTCAGCAGATGAACAGAAAAAGGTGACTAAAGAGGCACTTTGGTATGAAAGGGAGTCATTGAAATTTGCTAGAAGAGTGATCACCGTTGACAGCAAAATCAAATCTTACTTATCAGAGTTTTTTGACTCCCAAAAGCCCGTCACAGTCCTGAAAAATGCAGTGAACCCTGAATTGTTCCGATTACTCGATTCAAACTCGTCTAAGATTCTAAAAAACGAACTTGGATTGCCAGAAAATAAAGAAATTGTATTAGTGCCGCGTCGCCTGGTTCGTAAAAATGGCGTAGACATCGCAATAAGGGCCTGTGCTGAGTTAAAAAAGAAAAATATTTCTTATTATTTCGTAGTCATTGGTGGTGGCCCTGAACATTCAAACCTATCCGATCTTATTCGACAACTAGGGTTGTCCTCTGAGGACATTGTTCTGAAAGGAGACACGAATCACGATCTTGCTATTAAATATTACGAAGTAGCAGACGTGGTCTTGGTTCCTTCGGTTGTTCGAGATGGGGTGGAAGAAGCTACTTCTTTAAGCATGTTGGAAGGTATGGCTGCCCGAAAAGTCGTCGTTGTATCTGCGATTGGTGGAATGAAAGAAGTTATCGTTAATAAAATCAATGGATTTTCCTTTGAACAAGGAAATGTGGGGGAACTCACTAAACTATTGATTGGTTTGAAAAAACTAACTAACGAAGAGAGGTCCAAAATAGCTGATAGGGGCTACCACGATGTGTGTGAACACCATCACTACGAAAGACATGCTGAGAGCTACCTCCTGGAATTTGAGAAATCAAAATGA